The nucleotide window ACACAAAACTATCCAAATCCGTTTAATCCGACAACAACGATTAGATTTGAAATTCCCGTAGGGGCAATTCATGAATTGCCCTTACAAACAACGTTGAAAATCTACAACGTTCTCGGTCAAGAAGTTGCAACGCTTTTAAACAATGAAACGATGGAAGAAGGAATGCACGAAATTCAATTCGATGCGAGCGGATTATCAAGCGGCATATATTTCTATCGCTTACACGCCGGAACATTCTTGGAAACAAAGAAAATGATACTCGTGAAGTAGCGTGAAATTTCGTTTCAGTGCAAAAAAGAAACCTTCGAGGTTTTTTTCTGTACGTTTTTTTTTCAAGGGTAAAATTTCTAA belongs to Ignavibacteria bacterium and includes:
- a CDS encoding T9SS type A sorting domain-containing protein encodes the protein TQNYPNPFNPTTTIRFEIPVGAIHELPLQTTLKIYNVLGQEVATLLNNETMEEGMHEIQFDASGLSSGIYFYRLHAGTFLETKKMILVK